The Paenibacillus polymyxa M1 DNA segment GAAGCTGATTATCAATACGACGGGATTCATGACGTTCTGTACCGATGATGTGCAAACCACCGAGTTCTGCAACGCCTTCGCCCAGTACGATGTCAGTACCACGTCCAGCCATGTTAGTAGCGATGGTAACCGCGCCAGCTTCACCTGCACGAGAAATAATCTCAGCTTCTTCGGCATGATACTTGGCGTTAAGCACTTTATGACGAACGCCTTTGCGTTTCAACATTTCAGAAAGAAGCTCGGAGTTTTCAATAGAAACCGTACCTACCAATATCGGTTGGTTCTTTTTGTTACGCTCCAGGATTTCGTCTACCACAGCATGGAATTTACCTTTCACGCTCTTGTATACTACGTCAGGCATATCTACACGCTGGTTAGGCTTATTCGTCGGAATTTGGAGCACTTCCAGACCGTAGATTTTTTTGAATTCTTCTTCTTCTGTTTTCGCTGTACCCGTCATCCCCGCCAATTTGCGGTACATACGGAAATAGTTTTGGAATGTAATTGTCGCCAGTGTCATGCTTTCGTTTTGGACAATGATGTTTTCCTTCGCTTCAATAGCTTGGTGCAAACCATCACTGTAACGACGTCCAGCCATCAGACGACCTGTAAACTCATCGACAATCAGAACCTCACCATCAGCCACGACATAGTCCACATCCAAACGCATAATAGCGTTAGCTTTCAAGGCTTGTACGATGTGGTGATTGATTGTAACACTTTCCTGATCGTACAGGTTTTCAAGACCAAAGAAATTTTCAGCCTTGGATACGCCGTTTTCGGTCAAAGCAACTGACTTCACCTTAATATCCAGCGTGTAATCTTCTTCAACGTTCAGGCTCTTTACAAAACGATCAGCGGCAAAATACAGCTCGGTCGATTTTTGAGCTTGTCCTGAAATGATCAATGGTGTACGAGCTTCATCGACGAGAATGGAATCCACTTCATCAATGATACAGAAGTACAACGGACGCTGTACCATCTGTTCTTTGTAAAGCACCATATTATCGCGCAGATAATCGAAGCCGAACTCATTGTTTGTACCATACGTAATATCACAAGCATAAGCTTCCTGTTTGGCAGCATGATCCATATTGGCCAGGTTCAGACCTACGGTCATTCCCAAGAAATTGTAAATTTGACCCATTTCTCCGCTGTCACGTTGTGCCAAATAGTCATTGACTGTAACCACGTGCACACCTTTACCCAACAGAGCGTTCAAATAAACCGGCAGTGTTCCCACCAGTGTTTTACCTTCACCGGTTTTCATTTCGGCGATTTTTCCTTCGTGCAACGCAATACCGCCGAGCATCTGTACGTCATAGTGACGTTTGCCCAGCACCCGCTTGGACGCTTCACGAACCGTTGCAAAAGCTTCCGGCAGCACTTCTTCAGCCGTAGCACCTTGTTCAATCCGCTCTCTAAACTCCGCCGTCTTGGCTTTCAGTTCCTCATCCGAGAGCTTCTCAAAATCAGGCTCTATTTTATTGATCAGTTCAACCGTCTTCATTAAACGTTTGACGTCACGTTCATTTGTATCCCCAAAAATTTTTTTGACAATTCCTAGCATGGTTTACCCCTTTCGCGCAAAACAATTAATAGAATCAATTTCACAATAAGAAAGGGTCCATGATGAAATTGATTCCCGATATGTTTGACAGGCCCGGCTATACCAGCCCATCGTGCGATGTTCTTTGCATAAATTGTAACAGTTTGTAGGACATGCCGCAACACAAGCAGCCTGCAGATTTGCA contains these protein-coding regions:
- the secA gene encoding preprotein translocase subunit SecA; this encodes MLGIVKKIFGDTNERDVKRLMKTVELINKIEPDFEKLSDEELKAKTAEFRERIEQGATAEEVLPEAFATVREASKRVLGKRHYDVQMLGGIALHEGKIAEMKTGEGKTLVGTLPVYLNALLGKGVHVVTVNDYLAQRDSGEMGQIYNFLGMTVGLNLANMDHAAKQEAYACDITYGTNNEFGFDYLRDNMVLYKEQMVQRPLYFCIIDEVDSILVDEARTPLIISGQAQKSTELYFAADRFVKSLNVEEDYTLDIKVKSVALTENGVSKAENFFGLENLYDQESVTINHHIVQALKANAIMRLDVDYVVADGEVLIVDEFTGRLMAGRRYSDGLHQAIEAKENIIVQNESMTLATITFQNYFRMYRKLAGMTGTAKTEEEEFKKIYGLEVLQIPTNKPNQRVDMPDVVYKSVKGKFHAVVDEILERNKKNQPILVGTVSIENSELLSEMLKRKGVRHKVLNAKYHAEEAEIISRAGEAGAVTIATNMAGRGTDIVLGEGVAELGGLHIIGTERHESRRIDNQLRGRAGRQGDPGSTQFYLSLGDELMKRFGADNVLNMMERLGFEEDQPIESRMISRAIESAQKRVEGNNFDQRKVVLQYDDVMNQQRAIIYKQRREVLESENIKEIVFDMIKPVIERVVEAHCGDDIPENWELDEVAEYVNNNLLEENTLSRDDLWGKEKEEMVDMIFEKVTNRYHSREEMIGEEMVREFEKVIVLRAVDSKWMDHIDAMDQLRQGIHLRAYGGTDPLREYQFEGFEMFHAMIASIQEEVATYIMKAQIESNQERQAVVDEDKISTSGEPAAPKKKSAPSRPRRK